ggggaaaatccGCTCACTGTTCACCCTCCTGCAAACggagcagcagaggaggctCCTGAACCTCCATCAGCCACACTCCACTGGGAAAACACTTCCTGGAGAGTAGAGAGGACACAGCCTGTGGCTCACTGCCCAGCACGTGCGCAGGGCATCACCCTGCTGTTAGGAAAGCCAGGacagagcacagagcagtgaaCACTCTGGTAGCAGCATCTTTCCCAAACTGTGTCAACTGTTCTTGTACCAATGTTTCTCCacagtgaataaataaataaattaattataagAGTAGCAGCCAACGTGGGCATCACAAGTTACTGCCATTTATTCCCAACCGTTGGCTGTTCAcaacttcagtttctttcaaGACTGTATCTGCACCTTCCCACACGCTTCATGAATCACTGAACAGATTTCCAAGTGGCAAGAGTCGTTCCTGCCACGTTTGCCAGAGCAGCTGCCAGGTTTGCATCCTGCCCTGCaaacagagctgctggctcTTGTGTTCACTGTATCAACAGCCAGCCCAGGGCTCCGGGAGAGCCGCTGTTTTCTTTTAGGTCTTCTTAGACAACGTATTTCTGGACAAGATGCAGTAATATTGGTGCAGCAACACCATACTCAGGCAAGCAGCCTTCAGCACGTGCACAGTGGCTCTGCCAGCGCGCTGTGTGGTACACTGCAGTTAAGAGTCAAACCCTGCCCAttccctgcacagcagcagtttcaaaggtgatgaagaaagaaatactgacCTTCCTGAACAAGCTTTATACCGCTGCATGTTCAAGCTGCTATGTCTCCCTTTCTATGGCAAGGGATGAAGCTTCTCCAGAATCTATGtaacaaaaatcaaagtagAAGTAAGTAAATCTGTTTCCTCACTGagaacatatttttcattaagtgTGGGAGTGTGTTTTTAAGAGTTATTCCAAATAAAGACAACTGCTTGTCAGAGATACCTGAAGAGCAGTTGGTAAACTGAGATTACTCCATTACTGGCTTTACCTACTCATAACTGCTTTAAACCTACTCATCACAAGCTTTAAAAGCCACAAAGACAATTCAAgatctttctcttttaatggAACATTTCAGACTGAGCAttaataaatctgaaaaaaaaacccaaccctaatTACCATGAATGGGGAAGCAAATGTTTCCAGTCTCTGGCTaagaaatggaataaaagcTTCCCCACAATATTTTGCTCCTTACATGAAACaataaaagcacagagaaatgtaACACTAAAGAATCATTAAACTAAGCTTGGATCCATCTAACAAAATCATCAGTGAATGGATATACGTatagaggtttttttctaacAGGACATATGCCCCATGACATAAAAGGTATGTTTACATTTCAGAAGCTGATCAAACCTAATGTACAAACATGCTGGTTCACCTGGAACTGCTCACAGCACAGTATTTCTTCTATGGAAGGAAGAAGGGATTATTTCTAGTCAGTGTTCCTCAGCCAAGCTGGAGCTGATTAAGCCAGCACAAGTTTTTGATTGGATTAGCTCTTATAAAGCATCCATTATTCACTGCAGGTCAAGATACAACCAATTCCCTTCCCTGGTACCTTACCATGAGGCTCTTCATCTATTCCATCATCTTCCCACTGCTCTTCATTTGCTAGGAGAGGATTCTGAGCTTCACACAAAGCcctcatggggaaaaaatgcccATCGCCCTGGCTGcatggaaaaggcagaggaagacaCTGAGGAAAGCAGCCAGGGGGCTCTGAGGGGCGACAATTTGTACATATTTTATCTGCAGACAATGTTTTCTGTCACCTCTATTTCCCACGTTTACTTAAAAGGATTTTAAGTTTTGACAAGTActggatttcttttctcagaTACCAAGTTTTACTGGTGAGTAGTTGTGGCCCTCAATTCCTTCAGGCTCTCTGGAGAATAAAAGTTCAAACCTGCAGCCTGGAAGTAAGTAAGTTTTAGCAGAACTTAAATGTGCCCAACTTGATCCAGTCATTTggatacaggaaaaaaataaagggaaaaaaataatgagggGGGaactaagaaaaacatttatgtgGAAGGAGCAATTTACACCACAGACTCTTTAGGGCAGAAATTACACTCTGTGTTTGAATGACACCCGATAGAAAATGGCCCCAATCTTAGCTAGATGttactgaaagacaaaagagCCACTTCCCTCTGACTTCAGCTGTACACTCTGCCAAACAGAAATGTGTATCTGGGTATCAAACAAGAGTTCAACCCCACCCTGCTGGAGCTTGGTGTGTGCCCGCTGAATTCCCTAAcacccagcagcacagacaggaaCTTGGAACGAGGTGAAGGGCCTTTTTCCTCTGACGCTTTATCTTTATGCAAGGAAAATAACTTAAGTGTTCCCCCTGTGATGACTACACACACTGTAACGTGCATCTGAAAGTACTTGAGCGCTGCCTTTCACAAACAGAAAGGGTTTTGTGCTGATCCTTTCCCTTTAACTATACTTAAGAAGTGGAAAACAGGTAGCAGTGGACACTTAGAACTCAGCACTGACTTGATTATCACTTACCTAGAGGCAATAGGTAGCAAccagagctttttttcttctccaaacacTTGCTGAAGGTTCTTTACGAAGCCAAGATTGAACCCATTTTTATCTGGGCCGTTTTGAAACACAGGAGCTGAGAAAGCCTCTGCACAGACACAGTGTCAGTGAAAACAAGGAAACTCAGTGCCAAACACTCTGAAACAGGATTGTGCATGTTGTAGCCATGAACAGACAACATGGTCGAACAGATCATGAACTAGCCTGACAAAGATACGAAGTTTGACAACACCACTTCATTTTGCAAGTCTCTGAAGACTTTCGCACTGAAGGGAGGAGTTTGGTCCTGCAACTGAACTACATGGAACAGCCAAACCCACCTACAGTGTGTTTAATGCAGGGAGCAGAGGTAAAAATGAGCTCCACTCATCTCACAGCAAATGCACGTATGCATGACATTGTTATAACTGGACTTTTACACTTTAAGGCTCTTACTTCCCCAACAGAGCCTTTCTCACACCACCTATAAATGCAGCTCATTTGAAGTGACAAATCTCTGCAGCACTCTGCCACAATCTTAAATCTTCCTTCCCTCAAAACCAACGGTACTTTTGGTGTGTCTTCCTTCAGGAAGCACAACCCAAGAGCCTTACCTAGAGTGGATCTGTTTCTACTAACGAGCCAGCAGTGGTAGCCAAACAGAAACATAAGGCTTACGAAGAACATGACCGccacaaagagaaggaaaaggacgTGAAATTTGGAACGTCCATTAGTCAGTTCaccctggaaagaaaaacaccacaaacCAAGTGATAGGAACAAATAAAGGCTGGAAAGTCTCAGTTCCCAGGGAGAAAGAGATGCTCTAAAAATCCTGTTCAGAGTTCTCAAACTTGTATGCACAAATGTCACACCTTACAATGCAAAGccagaagagacaaagaaatgaTCTGGCTCATTCCCCTCCCGTAGCCAAAGCAGTGGGGTTTTTGAGTGACTATCCAGTAAAACAACAGAGTATTAATGAATCAATGCACAGCAAACTTAAGTTACTTAAATGCAGTCACACAGTGCTAGCAGCAGAGAGGACACAAAAAAACTACAGACCAAAGGCCACACTCTCTTCCTGTGGCTGTCTGTTGGCATTGCTTGTGTATGACCAATAACAGATAACTGAATAGGAACTGTACTTCATTTCAGCCAACTTTTAAATTGAGAAAGGAGTCATACAGGGATTAGAAAATGAATGAGGTGTTTTGGTATTATTCAGGGAATATGCACAGATCAGTGTCAGGATGTTCTACTTGGATACCAAAGACTCTGAGATCCACCCATGCAAatacaagaggaaaagcatGTCACTTCTTGGCTACAGCTAACTCTACAACCCTTAAGTCtatttgcttctcattttgtGTGTTTCACACATACAATGGGAGTTCTACTCAAAAAAGGGTCCACGAAAATGCcttacagaagaaatacagaaccTCCATGGACTGACAGCAAAGAGGTAAGGAGTGACTAAACCCCACAAGATTCACAGGCTATCAAAAAGTAACCAAAGTTTGTGACTTACTGTCCAGTACTTAATGAAATACTTGAAGACTGTGGCAGCAATATACAAGCAATACAGCAAAGAGTAGGCTAAGAAGAGTAGAAAGAATTTGTAGTTAGAAAATCCGATGCAGTTATTCACCCTaggaacaaaagcaaagttGCAATCAGGATATGTACAGCACACACTTGTAACACAATGAGGACTACAACTGGGGGGAGTGTGTGTTATTAAGCCTCTTGATTACACAACACAATTTCGTCAATGAAGAGCTCCCCTTAGTGGTCAGCGTGAAACAGAACTGAAGTCTCTGCTTTCCACTTGAAGACTTCTTGCTGTGCCAAGGAAAAAGACAGTTTGTCTTTTGGAATTGTTTTGAAGTTGGTACCACTGGGAAATCTGTCACAGAGGAAGCTCTAGTCACTGACGGCTCTTTCTTGTCTGCAAAGTTAATCAGATCTGGGGGGTTCTGTGTTACTTCATTCATTTGCAAAACTCAGGAGTCAGATTCACCACTGCTGGTTTGTTCACATAGAGAACAACCAACCCCAAATTTGATTTATGTTTCTCCATGCACAGGACAACTCCTAGAAGGAACAAGGGAATGCAGGAAGAAATAGTAGGTGTTTGTCTCAAAACCCGGATTGGACAGATCCTCCACAATTTAGGATGAGCAGGGAGGTTCAGAAGGGGACATGT
Above is a genomic segment from Strigops habroptila isolate Jane chromosome 9, bStrHab1.2.pri, whole genome shotgun sequence containing:
- the ZDHHC15 gene encoding palmitoyltransferase ZDHHC15, with product MAVSRGLRCCQRAFAWLPVLIIALVVLWSYYAYVCELCLVTLSNPIEKVAYLIIFHILFVLFVWTYWKSIFTLPVQPGKKYHMSYADQERYENEERPEVQRQILAEIARKLPVYTRTGSGGIRFCDRCQLIKPDRCHHCTVCAICVLKMDHHCPWVNNCIGFSNYKFFLLFLAYSLLYCLYIAATVFKYFIKYWTGELTNGRSKFHVLFLLFVAVMFFVSLMFLFGYHCWLVSRNRSTLEAFSAPVFQNGPDKNGFNLGFVKNLQQVFGEEKKLWLLPIASSQGDGHFFPMRALCEAQNPLLANEEQWEDDGIDEEPHDSGEASSLAIERET